A stretch of the Methanomassiliicoccus luminyensis B10 genome encodes the following:
- a CDS encoding YkgJ family cysteine cluster protein translates to MRCSHCQECCRETMMELSRADISRLERRGYRRDDFCYVGVDGIPRLKNAGVWCFFYDPERRRCREYQSRPLGCALYPVNIDEDGAFMIDALCPEGDTLTHQELKLKGKRLKALIATIDAEAKK, encoded by the coding sequence ATGCGCTGCTCGCACTGTCAGGAGTGCTGCCGGGAGACCATGATGGAGCTCTCCCGCGCCGACATATCACGCCTTGAGCGGAGGGGGTACCGCAGGGATGACTTCTGCTACGTCGGCGTGGACGGCATACCCCGCCTGAAGAACGCGGGGGTGTGGTGCTTCTTCTACGACCCGGAGCGCAGGAGGTGCCGCGAATATCAGTCCAGGCCCCTGGGCTGCGCCCTCTATCCCGTCAACATCGACGAGGACGGCGCATTCATGATCGACGCCCTCTGCCCCGAGGGCGATACCCTGACCCACCAGGAGCTTAAGCTCAAGGGGAAGAGGTTGAAGGCGCTCATCGCCACCATCGACGCGGAAGCGAAAAAGTGA
- a CDS encoding DUF4352 domain-containing protein: protein MITEKQVMIISALTIVAILGSIVAVVSLDRQARGPLEAGYDGSGAVKVSISSVRPMASPSASEGGIVQVRLNITNGDADPLYLTPYFFRLTGSDGVAYNYHWSSGASMPDSLGSGATGEVVIAYQLPAGVTPELLTFYDVTHSVPVPL from the coding sequence ATGATAACAGAAAAGCAGGTCATGATCATCTCCGCGCTCACAATCGTCGCCATACTGGGCTCGATCGTCGCGGTGGTGTCCCTGGACCGGCAGGCCCGCGGGCCCCTGGAGGCCGGCTACGATGGCTCCGGAGCGGTGAAGGTCAGCATATCCTCGGTCCGTCCGATGGCGTCCCCGAGCGCTTCCGAGGGGGGCATCGTCCAGGTCCGCCTGAACATCACCAACGGCGATGCCGATCCCCTGTACCTAACCCCATACTTCTTCCGGCTGACCGGCTCTGACGGCGTTGCGTACAACTACCACTGGAGCTCGGGCGCTTCCATGCCCGACAGCCTCGGCAGCGGCGCCACCGGGGAGGTCGTCATCGCCTACCAGCTCCCCGCGGGCGTAACGCCGGAACTGCTGACGTTCTACGATGTGACGCACAGCGTGCCCGTGCCCCTCTGA